In one window of Hyla sarda isolate aHylSar1 chromosome 1 unlocalized genomic scaffold, aHylSar1.hap1 SUPER_1_unloc_6, whole genome shotgun sequence DNA:
- the LOC130298235 gene encoding oocyte zinc finger protein XlCOF22-like isoform X1: MEEWEYVEGHKDQYKDQVMMEDQQPLTSPVRSSKRTAPERCPRPLDEQNMEVITTGKDLIYINASDIKEKGETDVSGDEQYKEDKDSPIGKDLIYMNATDIKEEKETDVSGDEQYKENIHTGKDLIYINATDMKEEEEMDVSSNEQYKEDKDIPTGKDLTYINATVIMEEEEETDVSSDEQCKEDIHTGKDLTYINATDIKEEEETDVSGDEQYKEDIPTGKDLIYNNATDIKEEEETDVSRDVQYKEDIPTGNCPDSCSRRSEENLISSDYKADDDITQDTYEEHSIIPDTPSALHSQDLSSHPYIQVLSSQSSQKGHRRGVGHQRDRTGKKPYSCSECGKCFTKKSNLIQHQITHTGEKPFLCSECGNCFTLKSSLVKHQITHTGEKPFSCSECGKCFIQKSDLVVHQRTHTGEKPFPCSKCGKCFTFKSSLVVHQRTHTGDRPFSCSECGKCFTQKSDLVVHQRTHTGEKPFPCSKCGKCFTFKSSLVVHQRTHTGDRPFSCSECGKCFTQKSDLVVHQRTHTGEKPFSCSECGKCFTDKSSLLKHQKTHTGENAFSCSECGKCFTHHSSLMQHKRTHTGDKPFSCSQCGNGFTKKSNLFRHQIIHTGEKPFSCAECGKCYTQQSHLVKHKRTHTGEKPIQSNK; this comes from the exons atggaggagtgggagtatgtagaaggacacaaggatcagtacaaggatcaggtcatgatggaggatcagcagcccctcacatcaccag tcagatccagtaagagaacagcaccagagaggtgtccccgtcctcttgatgagcagaatatggaggtcattactacagggaaagatctgatctatattaatgcttcagacataaaggaaaaagGAGAGacggatgtgagcggtgatgagcagtataaggaggacaaggACAGTCCTATAGGAAAAGATTTGATCTATatgaatgctacagacataaaggaagaaaaagagacagatgtgagcggcgatgagcagtataaggagaacattcatacagggaaagatctgatctatattaatgctacagatatgaaggaagaagaagagatggATGTGAGCagtaatgagcagtataaggaggacaaggacattcctacagggaaagatctgacctatattaatgctacagtaataatggaagaagaagaagagacagatgtgagcagtgatgagcagtgtaaGGAGGACATtcatacagggaaagatctgacctatattaatgctacagacataaaggaagaagaagagacagatgtgagcggtgatgagcagtacaaggaggacattcctacagggaaagatctgatttataataatgctacagacataaaggaagaagaagagacagatgtgagccgtgatgtgcagtataaggaggacattcctacaggtaactgcccag attcttgtagcaggagatcagaggagaatcttatatcttcagattataaagcagatgatgatatcacacaagatacatatgaagaacattccattatcccagatacaccctcagcccttcacagccaagatctgtcatctcatccttatatacaggtcctgtcttctcagtcatcacagaaaggtcacagaaggggtgttggacatcaaagAGATCgcacaggaaagaaaccatattcatgctcagaatgtgggaaatgttttaccaagaaatctaatcttattcaacatcaaataactcacacaggagagaagccatttttatgttcagaatgtgggaattgTTTTACTttaaaatcaagtcttgttaaacatcaaataactcacacaggagagaagccgttttcatgttcagaatgtgggaaatgttttattcagaaatcagaccttgtggtacatcaaagaactcacacaggagagaagccatttccatgctcaaaatgtgggaaatgttttacttttaaatcaagtcttgttgtacatcaaagaactcacacaggagacaggccattttcatgctcagaatgtgggaaatgttttactcagaaatcagaccttgtggtacatcaaagaactcacacaggagagaagccatttccatgctcaaaatgtgggaaatgttttacttttaaatcaagtcttgttgtacatcaaagaactcacacaggagacaggccattttcatgctcagaatgtgggaaatgttttactcagaaatcagaccttgtggtacatcaaagaactcacacaggagagaagccattttcatgttcagaatgtgggaaatgttttactgataaaTCAAGTCTTCTGAAACAtcagaaaactcacacaggagagaatgcattttcatgctcagaatgtgggaaatgttttactcatcaTTCAAGTCTTATGcagcataaaagaactcacacaggggacaagccattttcatgttcacaatgtgggaacggctttactaagaaatcaaatcTTTTTAGACATCAaataattcacacaggggagaagccattttcatgtgcagaatgtgggaaatgttatactcagcaatcacatcttgttaaacataagagaactcacacaggagagaagccaattcagagcaataaatga